From the Streptomyces sp. Sge12 genome, the window GTGCCGGGCGGGGGTCGCCGTGAGGGAGAGGCCGGCGATCTCGGTGCTCTCGTTCCAGTCCAGCTCGCGCAGCCGGTCGGCCGGTACGCCCCAGCGCTCCAGGTGCGCGCCGACGCCCAACGGGACGGCGAAGACCGTGTCCGTACCGGCCAGCTCCTTGATCGTCGGCAGGTCGAGGTGGTCGTAGTGGTCGTGCGAGATGACGACGACGTCGACCGTGCCCAGCGAAGCCAGCGGGACCGGTACCGGGTGCAGGCGCTTGGGGCCGGCGAAGGGGAAGGGGGAGCACCGCTCGCCCCACACCGGGTCGAACAGCACCCGGCGCCCGTCGATCTCCGCGAGCACGCTGGAGTGCCCCATCCAGGTCAGCCGCAGGCCGCTCGCGGGCGGCTTCGCCAGGTCCGCGAGGGTCGTCGGGTGGACCGGGATGGGTGCGGCGGGGCTGCGCCGGACCCGCTGCTCCCGGTGGAAGTAGATCTTGGCGAACTCCGTCATCGAGCCCGAGGGCCTGTTCCGGGCCCCGACCGGGTTCTGGAAGACGCCGTCGGCGAAGTTCGGCGAGCGGCGGATCCGCTCCAGCCGGGCACCGGACGGGTCCGCACCGAAGGCTTCGGGCCGCAGGGCACGCAGCCGCGGACGCAAGGGACGGGAGCCGGTCAAAGCGCCTCCAGGGAGGGTGGGGTCAGGATGGTCGTGCTTCTACGACCATCCCAACGCACACCGGCCCCGAAGGATTCCGCTTGCCGCCCCCGACCCTGTTACAGCGGCAGCAGGTCCGGCCGCTTCGCCGCCACGTGGTCGCCGGAGGACTCCCCGCGCAGCCGTCGGCCGATCCACGGCGCGAGGTGCTCGCGCGCCCACTGGATGTTGTCCCGGGTGACGTCCACGGAGCCGCGCGGGCGCTGCGGGGGCCACGGCTGGTCGGGGTCGGCCGGCACCGGGAGGCCGAGCACCTGGGCGGCGCGCAGCGCGACCCGCGTGTGGCCCTCGGGTGAGAGGTGCAGCCGGTCGGTGTCCCAGGCCCGCCGGTCCTGTACGGACTTCAGCGACCAGAGGTCGAGCACCGGGCAGTCGTAGCGGTCGGCGATGGCGCGGACGTGCGCGCTGTAGGTCGCGACCTTGCCGCGCAGGTGCTTGAGCACCGGCACGCCGCGGGTGTCGAAGCCCGTGGTGATCATGACCTGGCCGACGGCCCCGGTGAGGTCGGCCACGGCCGCCTCGAAGCGCTCCGCCACGTCGTCCGGGTCGGTCCCGGGCCGGATGATGTCGTTGCCGCCCGCACAGAAGGTCACGAGGTCCGGCGCGAGGGCCTTGGCCCTCGGGAGCTGGTCGGCCACGATCTGGTCGAGGAGCTTCCCCCGCACCGCCAGATTCGCATAACGGAAGTCGTGCTCGTCGCGCTGGTCCGCCAGGAGCACGGCGAGCCGGTCGGCCCAGCCGAGATAGGAATCCCCCGGGTCCCGGGTCCCCCCACGCCTTCGGTGAAGCTGTCCCCGATCGCCGCGTACGAGCCGATGGTCTTGAGTTTCGTCGTCGTCGCTGCCACGGGAACCCATACTTCACTCCCGTAACCAACCTACGCCAACGTAATGAGGGGTTGACGGACCGTGATCTATACCACGCATGGGATAAGGAATAAGTACACGTGAGGCCGGGACCCCCCTCGGGTCCCGGCCCCACGCGGGTCGGCGGTCCGCCGGCGGGTGCCGTCAGAGGCTCGCGCCCTTCGAGCGGAGGTAGGCGATCGGGTCCAGGTCCGAGCCGTAGGACGGGCTCGTGCGGATCTCGAAGTGCAGGTGCGGGCCGGTCGAATTGCCGGTGGAGCCGGAGAGGCCGATGCTCTGGCCGGCGGTGACGCTCTGACCGGAGGAGACGGAGAGCTGGGAGAGGTGGGCGTACTGGGAGTACTTGCCGTCCGCGTGGCGGATGACGACCTCGTTGCCGTACGAGCCGCTCCAGCCGGCGGAGACCACGGTGCCCGCGCCGACGGCCTTGACGCTGGTGCCGGAGCTCGCGATGAAGTCGACGCCCGTGTGGTAACCGGAGGACCACATGGCTCCCGCGACCTTGTACTGGGTGGAGATCCCACCACTGACCGGGGCCACGAAGCCGGCGGCCGACTGCGGCGCGGCCGGGGCCTCGGCGCGGGCCTCGGCGCGGGACCCGGTGGTGGCCTCGCGCTGCACGGGGGCGGCCTTGCCGGCCTGCTTGCGCTCCTGCTTGGGCGCGGCCGGCTCGGCCGGCTTCGCGTCGGCCTCGGGGGCGGCCGGGGCGGCAGCCGCCCGGCCCGCACCGCCGAGGGTCAGCTTCAGGCCCGGGTGGATCAGCGACGGGTTGCTGCCGACGGCCTCGCGGTTGTCGGCGTACAGCTGCTCCCAGCCGCCCGACAGGTGGCGCTCGGCGGCGATCTTGGAGAGGTAGTCGCCCGGCACGACCGTGTACACGGACGGGGCGGCCTGCACGGCGGCGACGGGCGCCGCCGGGAGCGCGGCCGGGGCCTGCGGGGCCACCGCGGGAGCGACCGCGGGGGCGGCGGCCGGAGCACCGGCCGCCTGGGCGCCGGCGGCACCGATCAGCGGCAGCGCGAGGGCCGCGCCGCCGGTTCCGGCGACGGCGAAACCGCGCGAAAGGGAAAGGGACTTGGGGCGGCGGTGCTTACCCTTTGCAGGCATGACGAATTCCTCTCCGGCGCCTGCGAGGTGAGCTGTCGGGTTCGGACTGGAGATGTCCGGCCGTACATGTACGGGACATGAACGGCTTCACCCCGAGCCGTCCCGGTGAAAGGATCTCCGGGCCGGCGGCTTACCTGGTTCCCCCGCTCCTGCCGCACGAATAGGTCGGATGCGGTTTCCGGGAGGCGGCAGGATTTGGCGTTCCGCCCGGATCGATCGCGAAGGTAATCCCTTGCGGCCGCGCGCTACAAGCCGCGAATTCCCTGACGGAATAACAGGCATGAGGGACCGGCGGAATTCCGGTCACCCTGCGTCCATTCCCGACCGTCAACAGCCGCCCCGACCGGGCCATTCGCCTTCAGCGATCAGGCACTCACGGTCACCGTATGATCTGGCTCACGGGGACGTGCCCGATCTCGCCTCCGGATATGGCAAGTTGGCGCCAAGTAGTGTAATTCGGACACAGCACCCAGGATGCGGCGGAGGAGTTGCTTTGACCCAGCAGATACAGGAGCCGGAGCTGACCGGAGTGCGCAATTTCCGCGATGTGGGCGGATTGCCGACTTCTGACGGCCGAACGGTCATGACGGGACGACTGTACCGAAGCGGACATCTCGCACATGCCACCGAAAGCGATGCGGAGTTCCTCGCCTCGCTCGGCCTCCACACCATCTTCGATTTCCGCAACGGCGCCGACCACGCCCTGGAGGGGCCGGACGTCGAACTGCCGGGCGTGCGCAACGTCAACATCCCGCTCTCGGACCCGGCCGACGGGCGGGAGTTCTGGCGGCTGGTCCGCGAGGGCGACCTCGTGCAGCTGCGCGAGCTCCTGGGCGAGGGCAGGGCCGCCGCCCGGATGTCGAACTCGTACCGCGGGATCATCCGCCTGCGCACCACCGAGCACAGCCGGGTCGTGCACGCCCTCGCCGAGGACAGCGTCCCCGCCCTCATGCACTGCGCGGCCGGCAAGGACCGGGCCGGCCTGTCGATCGCCGTCACCCTGCTCGCGCTGGGCGTCGAGCGCGAGGCGATCGTGACGGACTACCTGGAGTCGAACGCCCCGCACCGCCGCTACCGCGTGCGCCGCACCGACGAGTCGGCGGACGCCCGCTCCCCCGAGGTGATGGAGCTGCTCGCACCGCTCTTCGACGCGCGCGCCGAATACCTGGTGGCCGCCTTCGACACCATCGACGAGATCTGGGGCGGGGTGGACCGCTACCTGGCGGAGGGCCTCGGGCTGCGGCCCGAGACCCTCGACCGGCTGCGGGACCGGCTCCTGGTCTGACGGGGCGGGGGCCGGTTCCCCGCCGGGGTCGGCAGGCCGTCAGCGCGCGGCGACGGCCTGCTTCACCAGCGTCCTGCCGAAGTCCCAGATCAGCCCGGACCCGCCGTGCGCCTCGTCCATGACGTCGCGGAAGGCGCCGACGAACCGGTCCACGTCCCGCTCGTCCACGATCAGCGGCGGGATCAGCTTGATCACCTCCAGGTGGTCCCCGGAGACCTGGGTGAGGATCCGGTGCTTCTGGAGCAGCGGCACCACGACCATCTGCGCGAAGAGACCCTTGCGGGCCGCCTGCAGCATGGTCCAGCGGCTGCGCAGGCCCAGCGAGGACGGCCGGCCGAACTCGATGCCGATCATCAGCCCGCGCCCCCGCACCTCGTGCAGCAGCTCGTACTCGTCCACCAGCGCGGCCAGCCGCCCGCGCAGCAGGTCGCCCATGGCCCGGGCGTTGGCGACGACCTCCTCGTCCTCCATGACGGACAGCACCGCCAGGCCCGCCGCCATCGCCTGGGCGTTGGAGCCGAAGCTCGCGGAGTGCACGAGGACCCGGTCCATGGACGAGTAGACCTTCTTGAAGATCCAGTCCTTGCCCAGGGTGGCGCCGACCGGCACGTAGCCGCCCGACAGCGCCTTCGCCACGCACACCAGGTCCGGTTCCACGCCCGGCTCGTGCTGGTACGCGTAGAAGTCCCCGGTGCGTCCGAGGCCGGTCTGCACCTCGTCCGCGATCAGCAGCGCCCCCCGCCGATGCAGCATCTCCTGTGCGGCGAGCAGGAATCCGGGCGGTGCGGCCAGCACCCCCTTGCCCTGGACCGGCTCGACGACGAAGGCGGCCACGTCCCCGCGCTTCAGCTCCCGCTCCAGGGCGGCGAGGTCCCCCAGCGCGATCCTGGTGTCGGGGAGCAGCGGCGCGAAGCCGTCGCGGAAGCCGCCCTCCCCGTTCACCGAGAGGGAGCCGGCGGTCAGCCCGTGGAAGGCGTGGTCGCAGTAGAGGATCCTGGGGCGCCCGGTGGCGTACCGGGCGAACTTCAGGGCCGTCTCCACGGCCTCGGTGCCGCTGTTGCCGAAGAAGACCCGGTCCAGGTGGGGGCTGTACGAGAGCAGTCTCTCCGCCAGCAGTCCGGGCAGCGGCTGGCAGTCGAAGCGGGTGAGGTCGGCGAGCTGGGCGTCCAGGACGTCGTGCAGGGCGCGGCGGACGACCGGGTGGTGCCGGCCCAGGCCCATCACCCCGAACCCGGCCAGCATGTCCAGGTAGTCGTTGCCCTCGGCGTCCCAGAAGTGGGCGCCCTCGGCCCGCTCGTAGACCTTGTCGAAGCCGATGGTGTGCAGCATCCGGGGCAGCTGGTGGTTGAGGTGCTTGGCGTGCAGCTCGTAGCGCTCGGCGCCGCGCTCGGCCAGCAGGGCGCCGAGGTCGAAGCCCTTGCCCCGGCCGCCCCCTTCCTGCTGTGGCCGCGCGGTCATGCCGACGTACCCCGGTTGCCGCCGATCGTCTCCCGGGCCGCGCGCAGGGACTCCTTGAGGGAGCCCATGGTGGCGAGGACGGCGGTGGGCTCGTAGCCGCAGTGCGCCATGCAGTTCGCGCAGCGCGGGTCCTTTCCGCGGCCGTACTTGTCCCAGTCGGTGTCGTTGATGAGCTCGCGGTACGTCGGTACGTACCCGTCGCTCATCAGATAGCAGGGACGCTGCCAGCCGAAGAGGGAGTAATTCGGAATGGCCCAGGCCGTGCAGGGGAAATCAGCTTTCCCTTCCAGGAAGTCCAGGAAGAGCGGGGAGTGGTTGAGCCGCCAGCGCCGCCGGTTGCCGCCCGCGAAGGCTTTCCTGAAGAGTTCCCGGGTCTGCTCGACGCCGAGGAAGTGCTCCTGGTCGGGAGCCTTTTCGTAGGCGTAGGCGGGGGAGATCATCATCTCGTCGACCTGGAGGTCGTCATTGAGGTAGTTGAGCACCTCGATGATCGTCTGGGGGGTGTCGGTGTTGAAGAAGGTGGAGTTCGTGGTCACCCGGAAGCCGCGCCTCTTCGCCTCCTTGATGGCCGCGACCGCCTCGTCGAAGACGCCTTCCTTGGCCACGGACTCGTCGTGGCGCTCGCGCAGCCCGTCGATGTGCACGGCGAAGGCGAAGTACGGGGAGGGCGTGAACTTCTCGATCTTCTTGCGCAGCAGCATCGCGTTGGTGCACAGGAACACGTACTTCCGGCGCGCCACCAACTGGCGGACGATCTCGTGGATCTGCGGGTGCATCAAGGGCTCGCCGCCCGCGATGGACACCATGGGGGCACCGGACTCGAGCACGGCGCCGACCGCCTGGGCGACCGGCATGCGCTGCTTGAGCACCCCGGCCGGGTGCTGGATCTTCCCGCACCCCTCACAGGCCAGGTTGCAGGCGTAGAGCGGTTCCAGTTCGACGATCAGGGGGAACTTCTCGCGCTTGCGGAGCTTCTGTTCGAGAAGATACGTCCCGACCCTGA encodes:
- a CDS encoding MBL fold metallo-hydrolase, with the protein product MTGSRPLRPRLRALRPEAFGADPSGARLERIRRSPNFADGVFQNPVGARNRPSGSMTEFAKIYFHREQRVRRSPAAPIPVHPTTLADLAKPPASGLRLTWMGHSSVLAEIDGRRVLFDPVWGERCSPFPFAGPKRLHPVPVPLASLGTVDVVVISHDHYDHLDLPTIKELAGTDTVFAVPLGVGAHLERWGVPADRLRELDWNESTEIAGLSLTATPARHFCGRGLRNQQHTLWASWVVAGGEHRIYHSGDTGYFPGFKEIGAEHGPFDATMIQIGAYSEYWPDIHMTPEEGMRAHLDLQGGTPHGTMLPIHWGTFNLALHPWDEPGEGTLSAAEGAGAAIALPIPGQPFEPGAAGAPHTPWWRPFVAGTTAGGRVDGPSSVPPLGAGSVAGTAARVGSAAAGGQEKPESVGS
- a CDS encoding LysM peptidoglycan-binding domain-containing M23 family metallopeptidase, translating into MPAKGKHRRPKSLSLSRGFAVAGTGGAALALPLIGAAGAQAAGAPAAAPAVAPAVAPQAPAALPAAPVAAVQAAPSVYTVVPGDYLSKIAAERHLSGGWEQLYADNREAVGSNPSLIHPGLKLTLGGAGRAAAAPAAPEADAKPAEPAAPKQERKQAGKAAPVQREATTGSRAEARAEAPAAPQSAAGFVAPVSGGISTQYKVAGAMWSSGYHTGVDFIASSGTSVKAVGAGTVVSAGWSGSYGNEVVIRHADGKYSQYAHLSQLSVSSGQSVTAGQSIGLSGSTGNSTGPHLHFEIRTSPSYGSDLDPIAYLRSKGASL
- a CDS encoding tyrosine-protein phosphatase, which gives rise to MTQQIQEPELTGVRNFRDVGGLPTSDGRTVMTGRLYRSGHLAHATESDAEFLASLGLHTIFDFRNGADHALEGPDVELPGVRNVNIPLSDPADGREFWRLVREGDLVQLRELLGEGRAAARMSNSYRGIIRLRTTEHSRVVHALAEDSVPALMHCAAGKDRAGLSIAVTLLALGVEREAIVTDYLESNAPHRRYRVRRTDESADARSPEVMELLAPLFDARAEYLVAAFDTIDEIWGGVDRYLAEGLGLRPETLDRLRDRLLV
- a CDS encoding aspartate aminotransferase family protein codes for the protein MTARPQQEGGGRGKGFDLGALLAERGAERYELHAKHLNHQLPRMLHTIGFDKVYERAEGAHFWDAEGNDYLDMLAGFGVMGLGRHHPVVRRALHDVLDAQLADLTRFDCQPLPGLLAERLLSYSPHLDRVFFGNSGTEAVETALKFARYATGRPRILYCDHAFHGLTAGSLSVNGEGGFRDGFAPLLPDTRIALGDLAALERELKRGDVAAFVVEPVQGKGVLAAPPGFLLAAQEMLHRRGALLIADEVQTGLGRTGDFYAYQHEPGVEPDLVCVAKALSGGYVPVGATLGKDWIFKKVYSSMDRVLVHSASFGSNAQAMAAGLAVLSVMEDEEVVANARAMGDLLRGRLAALVDEYELLHEVRGRGLMIGIEFGRPSSLGLRSRWTMLQAARKGLFAQMVVVPLLQKHRILTQVSGDHLEVIKLIPPLIVDERDVDRFVGAFRDVMDEAHGGSGLIWDFGRTLVKQAVAAR
- the hpnH gene encoding adenosyl-hopene transferase HpnH is translated as MAMPLRQSIRVGTYLLEQKLRKREKFPLIVELEPLYACNLACEGCGKIQHPAGVLKQRMPVAQAVGAVLESGAPMVSIAGGEPLMHPQIHEIVRQLVARRKYVFLCTNAMLLRKKIEKFTPSPYFAFAVHIDGLRERHDESVAKEGVFDEAVAAIKEAKRRGFRVTTNSTFFNTDTPQTIIEVLNYLNDDLQVDEMMISPAYAYEKAPDQEHFLGVEQTRELFRKAFAGGNRRRWRLNHSPLFLDFLEGKADFPCTAWAIPNYSLFGWQRPCYLMSDGYVPTYRELINDTDWDKYGRGKDPRCANCMAHCGYEPTAVLATMGSLKESLRAARETIGGNRGTSA